Proteins from a single region of Synechococcus sp. WH 8109:
- a CDS encoding MoaD/ThiS family protein — protein MDVVLKVLLFASLRERAGWAERSLPFTTSVSTVREVWNQLDLGPLEGISIAVNQELVGADQPLQAGDELAFLPPFTGG, from the coding sequence ATGGACGTGGTGCTAAAGGTGCTGCTGTTCGCTTCCCTGCGAGAACGCGCCGGTTGGGCCGAGCGTTCCCTTCCGTTCACAACAAGCGTCTCGACGGTTCGTGAGGTCTGGAATCAGTTGGATCTTGGTCCGCTGGAGGGCATCAGCATTGCGGTGAACCAGGAGTTGGTCGGTGCCGATCAGCCATTGCAGGCCGGTGATGAGTTGGCCTTTCTTCCACCGTTCACGGGGGGTTGA
- the moaB gene encoding molybdenum cofactor biosynthesis protein B, with amino-acid sequence MGLSIALLTISDTRTLADDSSGDQLQRSLEDAGHRLQERQLCPDDRYQIRRELSRWIANPAVDVVITSGGTGLTGRDGTPEAVAPLLDKTIEGFGELFRVLSFESIGTSTLQSRCLAGVANGTFVFVLPGSLDAVTTAWNRLIRAQLDADTRPCNLAQLRARLKE; translated from the coding sequence ATGGGCCTGTCCATCGCCCTGCTCACCATCTCCGACACACGCACCCTGGCGGACGACAGCAGCGGAGATCAGCTGCAGCGCAGCCTTGAAGACGCGGGGCATCGCCTTCAGGAGCGACAACTCTGCCCAGATGATCGCTATCAAATCCGGCGTGAACTGAGCCGCTGGATCGCCAATCCTGCGGTTGATGTGGTGATCACCAGCGGCGGCACCGGGCTCACCGGCCGCGATGGCACCCCCGAAGCGGTGGCACCGCTGCTGGACAAAACAATCGAAGGATTCGGTGAACTGTTCCGTGTGCTCTCCTTCGAGAGCATTGGCACCAGCACCCTGCAAAGCCGCTGCCTTGCCGGCGTGGCCAACGGCACATTCGTGTTTGTACTGCCGGGATCTCTGGATGCGGTGACCACCGCTTGGAACCGGCTCATCCGGGCTCAACTCGATGCCGACACCCGACCGTGCAACCTGGCTCAGCTCCGGGCTCGGTTGAAGGAATAG
- the cobA gene encoding uroporphyrinogen-III C-methyltransferase: protein MTTAEQTGTVYLVGAGPGDPELLTLKAHRLLSQCDALVYDSLVPEEVLDLVPATCERRFVGKRRGHHSVPQPSTNAVLVEMAQKHSTVVRLKGGDPFLFGRGGEEAAYLAERNIPVQVVPGVTAGIAAPAYAGIPVTHRRAGSSVTFVTGHEEIDKRRPSVDWRALAAASDGLVIYMGLHNLPRIAEELMAGGLAATTPVAVIQQGTVAGQRCLKATLVDVADQCRAEAFKSPSIVVVGEVIDQQVEACMPTPAAVTMPIPF from the coding sequence GTGACCACCGCTGAACAAACCGGAACCGTTTATCTGGTGGGAGCTGGTCCCGGCGATCCAGAGTTGCTCACGCTGAAGGCGCATCGGCTGCTGAGTCAGTGCGATGCCCTGGTGTACGACTCGCTGGTGCCCGAGGAAGTGCTGGATCTTGTGCCGGCAACCTGTGAACGCCGTTTTGTCGGCAAGCGTCGCGGACATCATTCGGTGCCCCAACCCAGCACCAATGCCGTGCTCGTGGAAATGGCCCAGAAGCACAGCACGGTGGTGCGCTTGAAGGGGGGTGATCCCTTCCTGTTTGGTCGTGGAGGGGAAGAAGCCGCTTACCTGGCGGAGCGGAACATTCCTGTTCAGGTGGTGCCTGGTGTCACCGCTGGCATTGCTGCCCCTGCCTACGCCGGAATTCCCGTCACCCACCGGCGGGCGGGGTCATCGGTGACCTTCGTTACCGGTCACGAGGAAATCGACAAGCGCCGTCCTTCCGTGGATTGGCGTGCTCTGGCTGCGGCCAGTGACGGATTGGTGATCTACATGGGGCTGCACAACCTGCCCCGGATTGCAGAGGAGCTGATGGCGGGTGGTTTGGCCGCGACTACTCCCGTGGCGGTGATCCAGCAGGGCACGGTGGCGGGGCAACGCTGCCTCAAAGCCACCTTGGTTGATGTTGCCGATCAATGCCGAGCCGAAGCCTTCAAGTCACCCTCGATCGTTGTGGTGGGTGAGGTGATTGATCAGCAGGTTGAAGCCTGTATGCCCACACCGGCAGCGGTCACGATGCCGATTCCGTTCTGA